In a genomic window of Asticcacaulis sp.:
- a CDS encoding aspartyl/asparaginyl beta-hydroxylase domain-containing protein gives MKLSQPFFQLPVLFDVTRLQAEVAALPTEAWVSHPDGVPGNSAARLISAKGAETDSVHGPMLPTPWLKAMPYVRQVLAGFGVVWSRSRLMRLAPGAGVPEHADTNYHWHTRVRVHIPVFTNEAVRFHCDGQAVHMAAGEAWIFDNWRRHHVENGSSEARIHLVADTTGTAAFWQFATGQIPPRNQWRTLAFNPLANSQLLTETNQRAPVMPAAEVQWLIDDLRAELIAINGNADAARFGHLLESFVQDWRQLCALHGTDGRGRPEFLRLAGAVHDAARALSLGLVMRTNGAGALLVLEKRVLQHLLTDDATKPFSEGHIDNR, from the coding sequence ATGAAGCTGTCGCAACCCTTCTTCCAGCTTCCAGTGCTTTTCGACGTGACGCGCCTGCAGGCCGAGGTCGCCGCCTTGCCAACCGAGGCCTGGGTCTCGCATCCCGACGGGGTGCCCGGAAACAGCGCGGCACGCCTGATCAGCGCCAAAGGAGCCGAGACGGATTCTGTTCACGGCCCGATGTTGCCTACGCCATGGCTGAAGGCGATGCCCTATGTACGTCAAGTCCTGGCCGGCTTCGGCGTGGTATGGAGCCGATCACGCCTGATGCGCCTGGCCCCAGGCGCGGGTGTGCCCGAGCACGCAGACACCAATTATCACTGGCACACGCGGGTGCGGGTGCATATTCCTGTTTTTACGAACGAAGCCGTACGTTTCCACTGTGATGGGCAAGCGGTGCATATGGCGGCCGGGGAAGCCTGGATATTCGACAACTGGCGCCGGCATCATGTAGAAAACGGATCCAGCGAGGCGCGCATTCATCTGGTTGCCGATACCACCGGAACAGCGGCTTTCTGGCAATTTGCGACCGGTCAAATACCGCCACGTAACCAGTGGCGCACACTGGCCTTTAATCCTTTGGCCAATTCGCAATTGCTGACCGAGACCAATCAGCGCGCGCCTGTCATGCCCGCCGCCGAGGTGCAGTGGCTGATCGACGACCTGCGCGCCGAGCTGATAGCCATAAATGGGAACGCCGATGCCGCGCGGTTTGGCCATTTGCTGGAGAGTTTCGTGCAAGACTGGCGTCAGCTCTGCGCCCTGCATGGCACGGATGGGCGGGGGCGGCCGGAATTTCTGCGACTGGCGGGGGCGGTACATGACGCGGCGAGGGCGCTCAGCCTGGGCCTCGTCATGCGCACCAACGGCGCCGGCGCGCTGCTGGTGCTGGAAAAACGGGTGCTGCAACATCTGCTTACCGATGATGCGACTAAGCCATTTTCAGAAGGGCATATTGATAATCGGTAG
- a CDS encoding sulfotransferase — translation MTITDIDADLKDRDALLQKARDLRSRQRIPEALAVLVRLEAAYPRFSRLYQERAHCHIGLGDAPAAMAALHAAVGLNPTLPASWDMLEQLSRRAGDTAQATMAARHLCTLKQLPREVVMANSLLADGDLDPAEQIIRDYLRREGGNVGALRLLARIRQESGATEEAEALLEAVLASAPDYHEARLDYAMVLLQQQKHLPARQQAGHLLACDPDNRDYLKQYAAACIGLGDYEPLIAIYERLLAGEGQSAAEIADLRLWRAAALKITGNQTEAIADYRAALEALPDQGVAWFGLANLKTWRFSDDDIVRMRAAESASGLQDMDRIYLCFALGKALEDRAEYEGSWAYYTKGNAVRRETARYRPEVAEAALARLKSVFTADFFAERSGWGLADPAPIFVLGLPRSGSTLIEQIPASHSEVEGTQELTLIGRYAAELCGQDPECGLPLDVEALRRLSPDAARALGKRFLAETRTFRRLGKPFFIDKMPNNFWHIGLIHLILPRATIIDIRREPMACGFSNLKQLFGTINQEFSYDPVHMGRHYRAYLDLMRHWDKVLPGRVLRVHYEDVVGDIEGSVQRMLRHCGLPFEPACLAFHETRRSVRTPSSEQVRRPINREGLDQWQNFAPWLDDLSHALGDALADYRR, via the coding sequence ATGACCATTACGGATATCGACGCCGATTTAAAAGACCGCGACGCCTTGTTGCAGAAGGCCCGGGATTTGCGCAGCCGCCAGCGTATTCCGGAGGCCCTGGCCGTCCTGGTGCGGCTGGAGGCGGCATATCCCCGCTTCAGTCGCCTCTACCAGGAGCGTGCCCATTGCCATATCGGGCTAGGCGATGCGCCTGCGGCCATGGCCGCGCTGCACGCGGCGGTAGGCCTGAATCCGACCCTGCCAGCGAGTTGGGACATGCTGGAACAGCTCAGCAGACGTGCAGGCGATACCGCCCAGGCGACCATGGCGGCACGACATCTCTGCACTCTGAAGCAGTTGCCCAGGGAAGTGGTGATGGCCAACAGCCTGCTGGCCGATGGCGACCTTGACCCGGCGGAACAGATCATCCGTGATTACCTGCGCCGGGAAGGTGGCAATGTCGGTGCACTGCGTCTTCTGGCGCGAATCCGCCAGGAAAGCGGCGCGACGGAAGAGGCCGAGGCCCTGCTGGAAGCGGTGCTCGCTAGTGCGCCGGATTATCATGAGGCGCGGCTGGATTACGCCATGGTGCTGTTGCAGCAACAGAAGCACCTGCCTGCGCGGCAACAAGCCGGGCACCTGCTCGCCTGCGATCCGGACAACCGCGATTATCTCAAGCAATATGCCGCCGCCTGCATCGGCCTCGGTGACTATGAACCTTTAATCGCCATCTATGAACGGCTGCTGGCCGGGGAGGGGCAATCCGCCGCCGAAATCGCCGATTTGCGGCTGTGGCGGGCGGCCGCGCTGAAGATCACCGGCAACCAGACGGAAGCCATCGCCGACTATCGCGCCGCGCTGGAGGCCCTGCCAGATCAGGGCGTCGCCTGGTTTGGGCTGGCCAATCTGAAAACCTGGCGCTTCAGCGACGACGACATCGTGCGCATGAGGGCGGCGGAATCCGCGTCGGGTCTTCAGGACATGGATCGTATCTATCTCTGCTTCGCCCTGGGCAAGGCGCTGGAGGATCGGGCCGAATATGAGGGATCGTGGGCATATTACACCAAGGGCAATGCGGTGCGTCGTGAAACTGCCCGCTATCGCCCGGAAGTGGCGGAGGCCGCTCTCGCCCGGCTTAAATCCGTCTTTACCGCCGATTTTTTTGCCGAACGATCCGGCTGGGGTCTGGCAGATCCGGCGCCCATCTTCGTCCTTGGGCTGCCGCGTTCGGGCTCTACCCTGATCGAACAGATCCCCGCCTCCCATTCGGAAGTCGAAGGCACGCAGGAACTGACCCTGATCGGACGCTATGCCGCCGAGCTGTGCGGCCAGGACCCGGAATGCGGCTTGCCGCTGGATGTCGAGGCCCTGCGGCGCCTGTCCCCGGACGCGGCGCGCGCGCTGGGCAAGCGTTTCCTCGCCGAGACCCGCACCTTCCGGCGATTGGGCAAGCCGTTCTTCATCGACAAGATGCCCAACAATTTCTGGCACATCGGCCTGATCCATCTGATCCTGCCGCGCGCCACCATCATCGATATCCGGCGCGAACCCATGGCCTGCGGTTTCAGCAACCTCAAGCAATTGTTCGGAACCATAAACCAGGAATTCTCCTACGATCCTGTCCATATGGGCCGCCACTATCGCGCCTATCTCGACCTGATGCGCCATTGGGACAAGGTGCTGCCGGGCCGGGTGTTACGCGTGCATTATGAGGATGTGGTTGGTGATATCGAAGGCAGCGTGCAGCGAATGCTGAGGCATTGCGGCCTGCCTTTCGAACCGGCTTGCCTGGCCTTCCACGAGACACGGCGCAGCGTGCGCACCCCCAGTTCCGAGCAGGTGCGCCGGCCAATCAACCGTGAGGGACTCGATCAATGGCAAAACTTCGCGCCGTGGCTCGATGATCTAAGCCATGCGCTGGGTGATGCTCTGGCGGATTACAGGCGCTGA
- a CDS encoding sulfotransferase family protein: MIISHRHRFIFTAVPKTGTHAVRQALREQLGDEDVEQVGLFVDKRFPWQELAAIQHGHLSLRQVRPYLCEDAFTGYFKFAFVRNPFDRFVSYCAFMLRGGDDFQKWPREAMHHFLFRDPPERHILFQPQGSLLVAQDGRTLLTDMVGRVEDMQGSYDSICARIGIPSRPLDRVNGTKRDDYRRYYDQALIDGVAARYAQDIDLFGYSFEGLQ; this comes from the coding sequence ATGATCATTTCCCATCGTCACCGTTTCATCTTCACCGCCGTGCCCAAGACCGGCACCCATGCCGTGCGCCAGGCCCTGCGTGAACAGCTTGGTGACGAGGATGTCGAGCAGGTGGGGCTGTTCGTGGACAAGCGCTTCCCATGGCAAGAGCTGGCGGCGATCCAGCATGGCCATCTGTCCCTGCGGCAGGTGCGGCCATATCTTTGCGAAGACGCCTTCACGGGCTATTTCAAATTCGCCTTCGTGCGCAATCCCTTCGACCGCTTCGTCTCGTATTGCGCCTTCATGCTGCGCGGTGGTGACGATTTCCAGAAATGGCCGCGCGAGGCCATGCATCATTTTCTGTTCCGCGATCCTCCGGAAAGGCACATCCTGTTCCAGCCGCAGGGGTCACTACTGGTGGCTCAGGACGGCAGGACCTTATTGACGGATATGGTCGGTCGAGTGGAGGACATGCAGGGCTCGTACGACTCCATCTGCGCGCGGATCGGCATTCCGTCGCGCCCGCTGGACCGCGTCAACGGCACAAAGCGCGATGATTATCGCCGCTATTACGACCAGGCCCTGATTGACGGCGTGGCCGCGCGCTATGCCCAGGATATCGACCTGTTCGGCTACAGTTTCGAGGGCTTGCAATGA
- a CDS encoding aspartyl/asparaginyl beta-hydroxylase domain-containing protein translates to MTAKPAANPRKTTGVRPLGPVDISALKATVLAIPEDVWEAENAGKPNRFDVLDTTRHIVFRFIDDTRDWRGSHDRPAWAQWRNLLEPVLAQAVSDYGYARGVFPRVMLARMPVGGIIHPHIDAGPAAKWPHKIHVPLTTNPGVVSFFGGAERRLPAGEAVEVGNLGPHWVRNDGATDRIHLIFEYYDADQPEPDWLEPYLLSCSSAGVAR, encoded by the coding sequence ATGACCGCCAAGCCCGCTGCCAATCCGCGCAAGACCACGGGCGTCCGCCCCCTCGGTCCCGTCGATATTTCCGCCCTGAAAGCGACCGTACTGGCCATTCCGGAAGATGTCTGGGAGGCGGAAAATGCCGGCAAGCCGAATCGGTTCGACGTTCTGGATACGACACGTCATATCGTCTTTCGTTTTATCGATGACACCCGTGACTGGCGCGGATCCCACGACCGACCGGCCTGGGCGCAGTGGCGCAACCTGTTGGAGCCAGTGCTTGCACAGGCCGTCAGTGACTATGGCTATGCGCGTGGCGTATTTCCGCGGGTAATGCTGGCCCGGATGCCGGTTGGTGGAATAATCCATCCGCATATCGACGCCGGTCCGGCGGCAAAGTGGCCGCACAAGATACACGTTCCCCTGACGACAAACCCCGGCGTGGTGTCCTTTTTCGGCGGCGCCGAACGCAGGTTACCGGCGGGCGAGGCGGTGGAGGTCGGCAATCTCGGCCCGCACTGGGTGCGCAATGATGGCGCTACCGACCGCATTCACCTGATCTTCGAATATTACGACGCCGACCAGCCGGAGCCGGATTGGCTGGAGCCATACCTGCTGTCCTGTTCTTCGGCGGGAGTGGCGCGATGA
- a CDS encoding MFS transporter, translating to MLRQAIFYGLLCAGTGASLPFLPSWLRQNEMSATQIGWILAVPLIARAITGPLSGLWADRFVKYRTPLLCLALSATAAYALMGIISVPVTERFYWFIGLFSIGFTAIASITPLLDAMTMQLGRSGGFSFSWVRASGSAAFIFANISLGYLLQMVGVDAVLAWMVASALLVSLAARFLLPPSARIDPLLLPRRDTPSLTRLATLLKNKRFVLLIIALGCMQAAHSYYYAFSTLLWEKDGLSPTLCGYLWAFAVVSELVFLGLGGRFRHRLGPWRLLMLGAAAGVLRWGLMSVTSDIWLLWPMQALHGFTFVAIYLAGLELVFLLVPQGYEGLGQAINSAYASGTLTGFGMVFSGTIYEAFGARGYGFMAALCLLGLGIALWLYMTRNDMKAA from the coding sequence ATGCTCAGGCAAGCCATTTTTTATGGACTTCTGTGCGCAGGCACCGGGGCGAGCCTGCCATTCCTACCTTCCTGGCTACGACAGAATGAGATGTCAGCCACGCAGATTGGCTGGATTCTGGCGGTTCCCCTGATCGCCCGTGCGATCACTGGCCCCCTGTCCGGATTATGGGCGGATCGGTTCGTCAAGTATCGGACTCCTCTTCTATGTCTGGCCTTGTCAGCCACCGCGGCCTACGCCCTGATGGGGATTATTTCGGTTCCCGTCACCGAACGCTTCTATTGGTTCATCGGCCTGTTCAGCATAGGCTTTACCGCCATCGCCAGCATTACACCGCTGCTGGATGCCATGACCATGCAACTGGGACGCAGCGGCGGCTTCAGTTTTTCCTGGGTGAGGGCCAGCGGATCGGCCGCGTTCATATTCGCCAATATTTCCCTGGGCTATCTGCTCCAGATGGTGGGGGTGGACGCGGTCCTGGCCTGGATGGTCGCCTCGGCGCTACTGGTAAGCCTGGCGGCGAGGTTTCTGCTTCCGCCTAGTGCGCGAATCGATCCGTTATTGCTGCCGCGCCGGGACACTCCCAGCCTGACGCGCCTGGCAACTCTGCTGAAAAACAAGCGCTTCGTGCTTTTGATCATCGCGTTAGGCTGCATGCAGGCGGCACACAGCTACTATTATGCCTTTTCGACGCTGCTATGGGAAAAGGACGGCCTGTCACCCACCCTTTGCGGCTACCTGTGGGCCTTCGCGGTTGTGAGCGAACTTGTCTTCCTGGGCCTGGGTGGACGGTTTCGCCACCGCCTCGGCCCCTGGCGGCTGCTCATGCTTGGCGCGGCCGCCGGCGTTCTGCGCTGGGGCCTCATGTCGGTCACGTCCGACATCTGGCTTCTGTGGCCCATGCAGGCCCTGCATGGCTTCACCTTCGTCGCCATATATCTCGCCGGCCTCGAACTGGTCTTCCTGCTGGTGCCTCAAGGTTATGAGGGCCTCGGACAGGCGATTAATTCGGCCTATGCCAGCGGCACACTGACCGGATTTGGCATGGTGTTCTCCGGCACCATATATGAAGCCTTCGGCGCCCGCGGCTATGGCTTCATGGCCGCCCTGTGCCTCTTGGGCCTGGGCATAGCCTTATGGCTCTACATGACCCGAAACGACATGAAGGCTGCGTGA
- a CDS encoding sodium/solute symporter (Members of the Solute:Sodium Symporter (SSS), TC 2.A.21 as described in tcdb.org, catalyze solute:Na+ symport. Known solutes for members of the family include sugars, amino acids, nucleosides, inositols, vitamins, urea or anions, depending on the system.) translates to MTSNFLSPLDIAITLIYALAIFSLAQFVSNRSANVRASPKGYFFAGNQLPWWAIGASLIAANISAEQIIGMSGSGFRIGLAVASYEWMSAATLLLVGKFVLPVFFSTGSLTMPGFLARRFGPSVRYLMAIFWLGQYILINLTAILWLGGTAVTTVTGMDPMLALILLGCFALAYQFSGGLKAVALTDVVQVSLLTLGGLIILAVTLSQIGGRASLPGIANGFHVLMTRFPDHFHMILPKTSPHYKDLPGIAVLVGGMWIMNLSYWGFNQYIIQRALAGKSLPEAQKGIAFAAYLKLLMPVIVVLPGMAALVLAPDITRSDQAYPTMMTLLPPGCLGLVFAALAAAIVASSASKINSIATIFTMDIVKPALPALSDQTLVSIGRIASVGALAIAILVAKPLLGNFDQVFQFGQSLTGFFAPGIVVIFALGMCWKRCTTAGAFSAIATGFVMSCAFYGAAHLHQHPEIDGAFPAWIIAHIPDMPFLNRVGWVFWISLLTCIGVSLMTSEPSSEAVVDLTRIDFRTTRVFNIAGVGVLVVLTIIYVVLW, encoded by the coding sequence ATGACTTCAAATTTTCTATCTCCCCTCGATATCGCCATCACCCTCATCTATGCGCTTGCCATTTTCAGCCTGGCGCAATTTGTCTCAAATCGCAGCGCCAATGTCCGGGCCAGCCCGAAGGGCTACTTCTTTGCCGGCAACCAGTTGCCCTGGTGGGCCATAGGCGCCTCCCTGATTGCCGCCAACATCTCGGCCGAGCAGATCATCGGCATGTCCGGTTCGGGTTTTCGCATCGGCCTGGCGGTCGCCTCCTATGAATGGATGTCGGCCGCCACCCTGCTGCTGGTCGGCAAGTTCGTGCTGCCCGTGTTCTTCAGCACCGGCAGTCTCACCATGCCGGGCTTCCTCGCCCGGCGCTTCGGGCCCAGCGTTCGTTACCTGATGGCCATATTCTGGCTGGGCCAATACATACTGATCAATCTCACGGCCATCCTGTGGCTGGGGGGAACGGCGGTCACCACGGTCACCGGCATGGACCCGATGCTGGCCCTGATCCTGCTCGGGTGTTTTGCCCTGGCCTATCAGTTTTCCGGCGGTCTGAAAGCCGTCGCCCTGACCGATGTGGTCCAGGTGTCGCTCCTGACCCTGGGCGGCCTGATCATTCTGGCGGTCACGCTGAGCCAGATCGGCGGCCGGGCGTCACTGCCCGGCATTGCCAACGGCTTTCATGTCCTGATGACGCGCTTTCCCGACCACTTCCATATGATCCTGCCCAAAACCAGTCCGCACTATAAGGATCTGCCGGGCATCGCCGTCCTGGTCGGCGGCATGTGGATCATGAACCTGTCCTACTGGGGGTTCAACCAGTACATCATCCAGCGCGCCCTGGCCGGAAAATCCCTGCCGGAAGCGCAAAAAGGCATCGCCTTCGCCGCCTATCTCAAACTGCTGATGCCGGTCATCGTTGTCCTGCCCGGCATGGCCGCCCTCGTCCTGGCCCCTGATATCACCCGTTCCGATCAGGCTTATCCGACCATGATGACCCTGCTGCCACCCGGCTGCCTGGGCCTTGTCTTCGCGGCCCTCGCCGCCGCCATCGTCGCCTCTTCGGCCTCAAAAATCAATTCGATCGCCACCATCTTCACCATGGATATCGTCAAGCCGGCCCTCCCCGCTCTTTCCGACCAGACACTGGTGTCCATCGGGCGGATCGCCTCGGTCGGCGCTCTTGCGATTGCCATCCTGGTCGCCAAACCCTTGCTCGGCAATTTTGATCAGGTATTCCAGTTTGGTCAGAGCCTGACGGGATTTTTCGCGCCAGGCATAGTGGTGATCTTCGCGCTCGGCATGTGCTGGAAACGCTGCACGACCGCTGGTGCCTTTTCGGCGATCGCCACAGGTTTTGTCATGTCATGTGCCTTTTACGGCGCCGCCCACCTCCATCAGCACCCGGAAATTGACGGCGCCTTCCCCGCATGGATCATCGCACACATACCCGACATGCCGTTTCTTAATCGGGTCGGCTGGGTATTCTGGATCTCATTACTCACCTGTATCGGCGTCTCGCTGATGACGAGCGAGCCGTCTTCAGAGGCGGTTGTAGATTTGACCCGTATAGACTTTCGGACCACGCGGGTCTTCAATATTGCCGGTGTCGGCGTTCTGGTCGTGCTGACGATCATCTATGTCGTTCTGTGGTGA